The DNA segment tcaaggccctgggttcggtccccagctccggaagaaaaaaaaaaaagaaaaagagggaggtagGTCACCTGTAGAAATCTTCAGGAAAATGGCTCCAGAAAGGACAAGCTGGTTTCATCAAGGGCTTTATGTCAAGTCTGTTATTGGGTCACCCTGCCACCCACTTACTTATTCCAGTGACCAGACGAAAAGTCAAACCTTTGTTTCTCACTTTATTatacaaaaaaaaggaaaacaaaacctcCACGGCCGGCCTTAATCTGGGACAGTCATGTTTAAGCCGCTCCCACGGTACAAATATTCAAGTGTGGTGGTTGTTGAAACCTACAAAATACTCCTTAAATATTAGAAAAAGAAGGGTCCCAGTGCTGAAATATACCCTGGGCAACCTCTGACAGCaccaacaccccccacccccagtcctgtCTGTAAGAATTTCCCAATACTTGAAATGGGAGGAACACATGTCGTGTTCAAAGTTGTTTCTAAGTGAAAACACATTTCACTCAAGTGTAACAGTCCGGGGTGTTCAAACAAGGAATTGGGGTTCTCTGTGCAAGCCCTCTCGGGAACATAAGACCCTGGTACTAAATTGTAGAATAAGGaccgtgtatgtatgtgtgtggctggggtggggaggggataggagggaGTCTTCTCTTTAGGAATCTCCACCACACAGTCCAGGTCTTTGCCTTCAAGGACAGGCAGCTGGGCTGCAGGCTTTCTGTGGAGAGCCTACTTTCCACCCCTGGCTTTCATTCAAGAGGCAAAAGGTGGGGCAGCACAAAACCCAACTGCATGAACAAAAAAATCTGGCCAACATAGTAAGAATGAAAATCACCACAGGTAAGGTGACTTGGCTTAGAAAGTCAAGGGGCTGACCCTAGAAGGTCCAAAGCTACTAACAAGGGGTAGAGGACCAGTTGCACAAAGTACTTTCTGCAGCCCCGTCCCCAGATTacaggggtggaggcaggagagggggAGCAGACCTGAGAAATCAAaggaaatggggggtggggggtggccaGAGGACATGGGGCAAGGCAGGGAACATGTAGGTAAAAGATCTCAGGACACATCCTGAAGCCCAGGGGATCAGAGAAAAGCTTTTAAGGCTCACACCATGGTCTGTCCCTCCCACTTTCCTGCTGGACAGCACAGACCTGCAGCAGCTTAGGGATACATGGCCTTGGCAGAGGCAAACTCGTATAGGAAGCATCAGGTGGTTTCTGTGCCCTGCACCATGGACACAGAGGGCAGGCACAGTGGAAGATTGCAGGGAGGGGCAGCCTTGGTTTGTTCCTGCTAGGGGCAtcatctcccatccccctttaCCAACCCTTTTTCCAGATTCAAAGAGGCCGGTTCTAGgatagatacaaacacacacacacacacacacacacacacacacacacacacacactctcttacactttcTCTCTTATCCACCGGTGCACCCATGCTCTATCTGTCTGAatgtctttcacacacacacacacacacacactcactcactctcctATCCACAGGTACACCCATGCTCTGTctgtcacactcacacacatatactctgtCCTATCCACAGGTGCACCCATGctgtatctgtttgtctgtcctgtctctctgccacacacacacacacacacacacacacacacacacacacacacacacacacacagtgcttcaCACACATCCTACGCATATCAAGACCATTTTTTAAGTCTCAATCCACCCCACCCCAAGCCCTCCCACTCCCAGAAATGACAACAGAGACGGCAGCCGAGATCGGTAGGAAACGTCTCGTTGACAGCTcagagcttaaaaaaaaatatatacacatatataaaaaacactctgcccctcccccacgaACGGGTCCTGGCAGCTCCTTCCTGCAGGGGCAGGGAAGAGGGACACGGACGCTGCCTGCTTTCTCGAAGGCAGCACCTTTCTCCCCCTCCGGTTCAATGTGGGGGTCCAGGTGGCAAGCCCGTCTGGGAAGGCCCCCCTGAACATCCACCTTGCGGCAGGCTGCAGACTCGGAGGGCCTCACCAAACTCTTTAGAACACGCTCCCACCCCCAAACTCTCCGGTCCACTGTCCATGCCGGAACTGCAAGTGCAGAAGAGGGGCGGGGCGGGCCGGTCCAGTGctggctcagtctgatggttgttGTCCCTGGAGAACCTCTGCAGCTGACGCTCCAAGGCTGCAGAGTCCTAGCCTGGGCTCACGCAGCCTCCTACcccactgaattttttttttaaaggaaagaaagaaagtgggggAGTCTGGGGGGGACAGGGGACAGAACATAGGGGGAGACAAAGGTGGTCAGTTGGGGAGGTAAGCTCTGCAGCGGCTCTCCttggctgcctgcctgcccgcctgcctgggGTGGAGGCGGAGCCTCAATTGGAGTCAGAATCTGAGGAGTCCCCTGAAGATGAGGAGCTGGAGCTACTGCCCTCAGACTCGTTGTCTTCATCCTCATCGTCATCCTCGTCGTCATcctcgtcgtcgtcatcatcctCATTCTGGGAGAATAAAAACCCCCGTAGTCAACACCGGGCCCTCCCTGTACTACTCTACGACCCTCCCTCCCACCACGCCATGGACCCGCCCACGCACCTCATCCCCGTCCTCGCTTTCATCTTCACTGCTCGACTCAGAAGAATCCCCACCGTCCTCGGACGAGTCGCCGTTctcatcatcttcctcttcctcctcgtcatcatcatcatcatcttcctcaTCGTCGTCTTCCTCTGACTCCTGGGAGGTGTGGAGGCATCAGCAGCCGGATACATCCACCTTGCCGGACCCTGCCCAAAGCCACCCGCTCATTTTGGAGGAGCTCCTTACCGACTTGGACTGCAGGGTGGTCCGGCTAGACTTGGGGTTTGGGCCTCGAAGCTTAGTCATGTTCTTACGTTTCTGACAGAAAGGATGGGAAGAGAGCGGAAGTGAGTCCCAGCCCCTGCAGAGTCCCCCCAACCTCCCCCACCACTGCCTTGCTCATGCTCACATTGGAGATGTATTCTTTGTATGCTGCGCGGTCCTGGGGAGATAGGCTctggggagagagaactggggATTAGATCAACCCCGTCCTGTGGCTGGCTGCATATGCAGACGTTCACTGGGCAGAGCCCCCATCTATCTCGACACTCAACCTCCTATACTTTGGGTCCCTGCAGAGAGCTCTTAGGGGCTCAGAACATAGCTCCTGATTCTGTCACAAGCACTGTTCTGAAGTATCCTGAAtcgaattttcttttcttttttttttcttttctttttttcggagctggggaccgaacccagggccttgcgcttactaggcaagcgctctaccactgagccaaatccccaaccctctgaatCGAATTTTCATagcaacccccaccccctgcccccaaaCCGCTATGTCCGAACTGTAGCTCTGCACTTTCGGCTTCTTTAACTGCAAAGTCTCCCCCATGACTCACGAGGCCTAGCATTAACCCTACCCAGACCCAAGTCTTTGAGCCATGGTCGAAATGACAGAGACTGACAAAATTCTTGAACATTTCATTCCCGCCATCTCTCTGGGTCTTTGGTTAACCTATTTTGATTGACAGGCAATTCTCCCTGGACAGATCTGACCATTCAACCAAAGCCATGGAGACTGCCAGAGACTGACAGCCTAGCCAGGTCCTAAAAGTCTCCTGGTCTTGACTGGAAGGAAGAACATGCAGTCTACTTGAAATTTCTACTATGTGACCTTGGCAAATGATTTAATTCCTTGGTTTGCTTAGCTTTGAGAATGTCAGTACCCATTGCCCTGCAGGCCTCGGAATTGCTGTAGAGTTATGAACAAGGACGGCTCAAGcgaccctccctccccttccaagGTGCACGGCCCCTCTCTCTCACCTTGACCCAGAGGTCCAAGTGCACCTTGTACTGCCTCTGCTGTTCCTCAGCCAGCTTCTTATAGTGCTCCTTCTGGCTCTGGGAGATGCGCTGCCAACGGCTGCCGATCTCCACCATGCGCTCCTTGAGTGGCAGGTGATTTAGTTCCCCATTGGACAGCAGCTCCTGGGAGAACTTCTGGTAACCGTTCCTGCAACATGGGTGACAGGTACAGTCAGGGTCCTAAGTGAGTCCCCCTCTAGTTGGGTCTACACCAAGAGTGGCTCGAGCTTCAGGCTTACATAGGCGGTTTCTTGGGCTCTCCCTGGAACTTCATCTTCTTGGAAGAGTTCGTAGCAGCTGGAGGGGCCCGCATCTCACTTAACTCTCTCTGTGGAGAGACACGGAAAGGTCCCATTGACAcccacactccccaccccaccagcaGGGGAGAAACTGCATGGGATAAAAAGCAGGAGGATCGGAGGTTGGTAGTGGTAGCCAGTTGGGATCTAGTGCAAGACTCTTCTTGAAGCAACTGCTGAACAAAGTCTACATCAAGAGGACCATTTCGAATTGCTTTTTGAATGAAGTAGGGTCCTCTCAGGAATCACCCAAGAGCCTAGAACCTTGACTCCCGCCTACCCTACGACAGGCCGGAAGTTAGAGACACTGGCTCAGGGCCCAAACCAAAGCTGGCCCTTCTGACCCAGCAGCCGTTTATTGACATGGCGGCAGCccaggcccctcccccacccacctcatATCGTTTTTGGTCTTCTGCAGCCTTCTTAATCCACATgagcttctccttcttctccatgTTGTTCCACGTCATCTCCATGGCTTTCAAGGCTTTCACCCGGTCATTCTAAGATACAAACCAGGGGTGTATCAGTTGTAGGAGGGGTTCTGTTGCTGGAGACCATAAACCAATCCTTCGTCACTCTCTGCTACCTTAAAGCGGGCCAGATAGTCTCCGATGACACTCTGCTGCCAGATCTCCTCAGCTCTCTTGGGCGACTCTGGCAACTTGCCCCTATCTTCACGCTCTCCGCCAGGCTTCCTCTCGGACTGTGCCTTCAGCGCGGCCTCCCGGGCCTTATATTTAGCCTATAGAAAAAGCAAGGACATTAGCATTAACGCCACCCCTAGGGGGCGCGCTAAGCCCGCCCAGCATTTGAAGCAGGCTCCCTGTTAGGAGGGCGGGGCCGGCAGAAGCCTTGGGCAGCAGTGACGTCCCTTAGGCTCCGCCCCAACCATGAGGCAGCTCTCTGAAGGAGCAACAACCCAAGCTGAAAGCTTCCCTTCTTCCGGCTCTCTAGGCTCCCGCCCCAGCATATCTGAGTCTGGGCACACGTGTGATCCACTTTGGGTGCGGGGGAGCAGCTTTAAACGCGCGCATGAAAGTGGCCCAGGAGACCCTTAGAGAAGATTAATGGAGGTTTCTCCAAAGGCCTGACCTTCTTCTTCTCGGACAAGTCGTTCCACATGCGGGCCAGCAGGCGGGTCAGCTCACTTTCTGAGAGCTCAGGTCGTTCCTCCTGAAGctgccttctcttctcctctgagaagatgaACATGGCAGACACAGGCCGCTTGGGCTTCTCCGAACCACCCTAAGGGAAACACAGAGTATCAAAGGTACAAGAGCCATTAGCTTCACTTGAGCGGCTCCATCCCAGTCCCCGTCTGTCCCCACTGTCTTGTGGCACTCACTTTGCCACCTTCCTGTGAAGGCTTCTTGGAGGCTGGACTGGTGGTCTGCTTCTTATTGATGTTCAACATCTTCTCCTCTCCCAGGACCCGCTGCTGCTCTTCCTCTGGCAAGCTCTGGGTAGGAATAAGGACATGGG comes from the Rattus norvegicus strain BN/NHsdMcwi chromosome 10, GRCr8, whole genome shotgun sequence genome and includes:
- the Ubtf gene encoding nucleolar transcription factor 1 isoform X1, with amino-acid sequence MNGEADCPTDLEMAAPKGQDRWSQEDMLTLLECMKNNLPSNDSSKFKTTESHMDWEKVAFKDFSGDMCKLKWVEISNEVRKFRTLTELILDAQEHVKNPYKGKKLKKHPDFPKKPLTPYFRFFMEKRAKYAKLHPEMSNLDLTKILSKKYKELPEKKKMKYIQDFQREKQEFERNLARFREDHPDLIQNAKKSDIPEKPKTPQQLWYTHEKKVYLKVRPDATTKEVKDSLGKQWSQLSDKKRLKWIHKALEQRKEYEEIMRDYIQKHPELNISEEGITKSTLTKAERQLKDKFDGRPTKPPPNSYSLYCAELMANMKDVPSTERMVLCSQQWKLLSQKEKDAYHKKCDQKKKDYEVELLRFLESLPEEEQQRVLGEEKMLNINKKQTTSPASKKPSQEGGKGGSEKPKRPVSAMFIFSEEKRRQLQEERPELSESELTRLLARMWNDLSEKKKAKYKAREAALKAQSERKPGGEREDRGKLPESPKRAEEIWQQSVIGDYLARFKNDRVKALKAMEMTWNNMEKKEKLMWIKKAAEDQKRYERELSEMRAPPAATNSSKKMKFQGEPKKPPMNGYQKFSQELLSNGELNHLPLKERMVEIGSRWQRISQSQKEHYKKLAEEQQRQYKVHLDLWVKSLSPQDRAAYKEYISNKRKNMTKLRGPNPKSSRTTLQSKSESEEDDDEEDDDDDDEEEEEDDENGDSSEDGGDSSESSSEDESEDGDENEDDDDDEDDDEDDDEDEDNESEGSSSSSSSSGDSSDSDSN
- the Ubtf gene encoding nucleolar transcription factor 1 isoform X2, whose product is MNGEADCPTDLEMAAPKGQDRWSQEDMLTLLECMKNNLPSNDSSKFKTTESHMDWEKVAFKDFSGDMCKLKWVEISNEVRKFRTLTELILDAQEHVKNPYKGKKLKKHPDFPKKPLTPYFRFFMEKRAKYAKLHPEMSNLDLTKILSKKYKELPEKKKMKYIQDFQREKQEFERNLARFREDHPDLIQNAKKSDIPEKPKTPQQLWYTHEKKVYLKVRPDEIMRDYIQKHPELNISEEGITKSTLTKAERQLKDKFDGRPTKPPPNSYSLYCAELMANMKDVPSTERMVLCSQQWKLLSQKEKDAYHKKCDQKKKDYEVELLRFLESLPEEEQQRVLGEEKMLNINKKQTTSPASKKPSQEGGKGGSEKPKRPVSAMFIFSEEKRRQLQEERPELSESELTRLLARMWNDLSEKKKAKYKAREAALKAQSERKPGGEREDRGKLPESPKRAEEIWQQSVIGDYLARFKNDRVKALKAMEMTWNNMEKKEKLMWIKKAAEDQKRYERELSEMRAPPAATNSSKKMKFQGEPKKPPMNGYQKFSQELLSNGELNHLPLKERMVEIGSRWQRISQSQKEHYKKLAEEQQRQYKVHLDLWVKSLSPQDRAAYKEYISNKRKNMTKLRGPNPKSSRTTLQSKSESEEDDDEEDDDDDDEEEEEDDENGDSSEDGGDSSESSSEDESEDGDENEDDDDDEDDDEDDDEDEDNESEGSSSSSSSSGDSSDSDSN